The Pyxidicoccus xibeiensis genome includes a window with the following:
- a CDS encoding GNAT family N-acetyltransferase, producing the protein MERTYRVDAVRGRAELEQILVLQKQNLKQELSSEEMSAQGFVTVQHDLTALEQMHALAPSIVAHHGDALAGYALTMPKECRALMPVLVPMFDLFDTLDYRGRPFNDYRYYVMGQICIDKAHRGQGLFEQLYEKHRELYQGRFDFIATEVSVRNLRSMRAHERVGFRTVHTFRDATDEWAVVVWDWTQPRLNGG; encoded by the coding sequence ATGGAACGAACCTACCGGGTGGACGCAGTGCGGGGCCGGGCGGAGCTCGAGCAGATTCTCGTCCTGCAGAAGCAGAACCTGAAGCAGGAGCTGTCCTCGGAGGAGATGAGCGCGCAGGGCTTCGTCACCGTGCAGCACGACCTGACGGCGCTGGAGCAGATGCATGCCCTGGCGCCCAGCATCGTCGCCCACCACGGCGATGCGCTCGCGGGCTACGCCCTGACGATGCCAAAGGAGTGCCGGGCACTGATGCCCGTGCTGGTGCCCATGTTCGACCTGTTCGACACGCTCGACTACCGGGGCAGGCCCTTCAATGACTACCGCTACTACGTGATGGGGCAGATCTGCATCGACAAGGCCCACCGAGGGCAGGGCCTGTTCGAGCAGCTCTACGAGAAGCACCGCGAGCTCTATCAGGGGCGGTTCGACTTCATCGCCACGGAGGTCTCCGTCCGCAACCTCCGCTCCATGCGCGCGCATGAGCGGGTCGGCTTCCGGACCGTCCACACCTTCCGGGACGCGACTGACGAGTGGGCAGTGGTTGTCTGGGATTGGACGCAGCCGCGCTTGAACGGCGGGTGA
- a CDS encoding DEAD/DEAH box helicase, whose translation MSVTAELLEAVREEARPDTWTAGMGLARAGAVTVQSFDEEESVLRVRATGRTALLTTTLYPEDAIWECECRGKVDPCEHVVAAAIFLHHSVTQRAPAQRAPAKPVTGGPNVARPAPARPAPAPAAPRPGAAPKSERMVYRFKRVNGGLQLERLLVRPDNTARLLARSLASLLTNPVEAARIQVEPCDLVADKLLLKPTKGALPPERLTALLRALEPARTVIFDGALVSVSSEPLLPRVTVEDRGEQTVLKIEKDPQVTEVVTPGVALWGGTLCPIGEQALTGPRLEHLPQEKTFSASQMGDLTGKVLPDLARRMPVDVKSQRLPPIDRTLKPSISMELNQLDSGLSVLPTLVYGSPPTVRIDNGRMVYLKGAVPVRDEAAEQKLIHGLRDELNMVPGRRVTVQGKEAVQLADKLRRWRGGLTGDAARVVSPNVKLRPTLSVDAGATQGGVPRVEFAFEFQVEGAGTDAPRSVDAAAVMRAWEEGLGLVPLEGGGWAPLPGAWLKTHGQRVADLLAARGRDGRLANHAIPQLTGLCEALDHPPPPGLERLAPLVQGFEKLPDVKLPADLTATPRPYQLQGISWLTFLRQAGLGGVLADDMGLGKTLQTLCVLGPGTLVVAPTSVLPNWEAEVKRFRPSLKVSVYHGPGRTLDETADVTLTTYALLRLDAEVLGAKTWETVVLDEAQAIKNPDSQVARAAYGLQAAFRLALSGTPIENRLEELWSLMHFTNRGLLGGRKEFEERWSRPVSDNQKGAAEQLRARIRPFVLRRLKRDVAPELPPRTESVRHVNLTERERAVYDAVYAATREEVVSQLEEGGSVLKALEALLRLRQAACHPALVPGQQAKTSSKVEALLEALGTAVADGHKALVFSQWTSMLDLIEPALKEAGIGYIRLDGSTSNRGQVAASFQAPEGPPVMLISLKAGATGLNLTAADHVFLVDPWWNPSVEAQAADRAHRIGQQRPVMVYRLVSRGTVEEKILTLQDKKRALFESALGGASGAAAITRADLMQLLD comes from the coding sequence ATGTCTGTGACCGCCGAGCTGCTCGAAGCCGTCCGGGAGGAAGCGCGCCCGGACACCTGGACCGCCGGCATGGGCCTTGCCCGCGCCGGCGCCGTGACGGTGCAGTCCTTCGATGAGGAGGAGTCCGTGCTGCGGGTGCGCGCCACCGGCCGCACGGCGCTCCTCACCACCACGCTCTACCCGGAGGACGCCATCTGGGAGTGCGAGTGCCGCGGCAAGGTGGACCCCTGCGAGCACGTGGTGGCGGCGGCCATCTTCCTCCACCACTCGGTGACGCAGCGCGCGCCCGCGCAGCGAGCCCCCGCGAAACCCGTGACGGGCGGGCCCAATGTCGCCCGCCCCGCCCCCGCCCGGCCCGCCCCCGCCCCGGCTGCGCCCCGCCCCGGTGCGGCGCCGAAGTCCGAGCGCATGGTGTACCGCTTCAAGCGCGTGAACGGAGGGCTCCAGCTCGAGCGGCTGCTGGTGCGCCCGGACAACACCGCGCGGCTGCTGGCGCGCAGCCTGGCGTCGCTGCTGACGAACCCCGTGGAGGCGGCCCGCATCCAGGTGGAGCCGTGCGACCTGGTCGCGGACAAGCTGCTGCTCAAGCCCACCAAGGGCGCTCTCCCGCCCGAGCGGCTCACCGCGCTCCTGCGCGCGCTGGAGCCCGCGCGCACCGTCATCTTCGACGGCGCGCTCGTCTCCGTCTCCAGCGAGCCCCTGCTCCCGCGCGTCACCGTGGAGGACCGTGGCGAGCAGACGGTGCTGAAGATCGAGAAGGACCCTCAGGTCACCGAGGTCGTCACCCCGGGCGTGGCCCTGTGGGGCGGGACGCTGTGCCCCATCGGGGAGCAGGCCCTCACCGGCCCTCGGCTGGAGCACCTCCCGCAGGAGAAGACCTTCTCCGCCTCGCAGATGGGAGACCTCACCGGGAAGGTGCTGCCGGACCTCGCGCGGCGCATGCCGGTGGACGTGAAGAGCCAGCGGCTTCCGCCCATCGACCGCACGCTCAAGCCGAGCATCTCCATGGAGCTCAACCAGTTGGACTCAGGCCTCTCGGTGCTGCCCACGCTGGTGTACGGCTCGCCGCCGACGGTGCGCATCGACAACGGGCGCATGGTGTACCTGAAGGGCGCGGTGCCCGTCCGGGACGAGGCCGCCGAGCAGAAGCTCATCCACGGGCTGCGCGACGAGCTGAACATGGTGCCTGGCCGGCGCGTGACAGTGCAGGGCAAGGAGGCGGTGCAGCTCGCCGACAAGCTGCGGCGCTGGCGCGGCGGCCTCACCGGAGACGCGGCGCGCGTGGTGAGCCCCAACGTGAAGCTGCGCCCCACCCTCTCGGTGGACGCGGGCGCTACGCAGGGCGGGGTGCCCCGGGTGGAGTTCGCCTTCGAGTTCCAGGTGGAGGGCGCGGGGACGGACGCGCCGCGCTCGGTGGACGCCGCGGCGGTGATGCGCGCGTGGGAGGAAGGCCTGGGCCTGGTGCCGCTGGAGGGCGGCGGGTGGGCGCCATTGCCTGGCGCGTGGCTGAAGACGCATGGGCAGCGCGTGGCGGACCTGCTGGCCGCGCGTGGCCGGGACGGGCGGCTCGCCAACCACGCCATCCCCCAGCTCACAGGGTTGTGCGAGGCGCTGGACCACCCGCCCCCGCCCGGGCTGGAGCGGCTGGCGCCCCTCGTCCAGGGCTTCGAGAAGCTGCCGGACGTGAAGCTGCCGGCGGACCTCACCGCGACGCCGCGCCCGTACCAGCTCCAGGGCATCAGCTGGCTCACCTTCCTGCGACAGGCAGGGCTGGGCGGCGTGCTGGCGGACGACATGGGCCTGGGCAAGACGCTGCAGACCCTCTGCGTCCTGGGGCCCGGCACGCTGGTGGTGGCGCCCACGAGCGTGCTCCCCAACTGGGAGGCGGAGGTGAAGCGCTTCCGTCCCTCGCTGAAGGTGTCCGTCTACCACGGCCCCGGCCGCACCCTGGACGAGACGGCCGACGTGACGCTCACCACCTACGCGCTGCTGCGCCTGGACGCGGAGGTGCTCGGGGCGAAGACGTGGGAGACGGTGGTGCTGGACGAAGCGCAGGCCATCAAGAACCCGGACAGCCAGGTGGCGCGCGCGGCGTACGGCCTGCAGGCCGCCTTCCGGCTGGCGCTGAGCGGCACGCCCATCGAGAACCGGCTCGAGGAGCTGTGGAGCCTGATGCACTTCACCAACCGGGGCCTGCTCGGAGGGCGGAAGGAGTTCGAGGAGCGCTGGTCCCGGCCCGTGTCGGACAACCAGAAGGGCGCGGCGGAGCAGCTTCGCGCGCGCATCCGCCCCTTCGTGCTGCGCAGGCTCAAGCGGGACGTGGCGCCCGAGCTGCCTCCCCGCACCGAGTCCGTGCGGCACGTCAACCTGACGGAGCGGGAGCGCGCCGTCTACGACGCGGTGTACGCCGCCACACGCGAAGAGGTGGTGTCGCAGCTCGAGGAGGGCGGCAGCGTGCTGAAGGCGCTGGAGGCGCTGCTGCGGCTGCGCCAGGCCGCGTGTCACCCCGCCCTGGTGCCGGGCCAGCAGGCGAAGACGTCCTCCAAGGTGGAGGCGCTGCTGGAGGCGCTCGGCACGGCCGTCGCGGACGGGCACAAGGCGCTGGTCTTCTCCCAGTGGACCTCCATGCTGGACCTCATCGAGCCGGCGCTGAAGGAGGCGGGCATCGGCTACATCCGGCTGGACGGGAGCACGTCCAACCGGGGCCAGGTGGCCGCGTCGTTCCAGGCCCCGGAGGGCCCACCGGTGATGCTGATTTCCCTCAAGGCGGGCGCCACGGGGCTCAACCTCACGGCGGCGGACCATGTCTTCCTGGTGGACCCATGGTGGAACCCGTCCGTGGAGGCGCAGGCCGCGGACCGCGCGCACCGCATCGGCCAGCAGCGGCCGGTCATGGTGTACCGCCTGGTTTCGAGGGGAACTGTCGAGGAGAAGATCCTCACCCTGCAGGACAAGAAGCGCGCGCTCTTCGAGTCCGCGCTCGGAGGCGCCTCCGGTGCCGCGGCGATTACACGTGCGGACCTGATGCAACTGCTCGACTGA
- a CDS encoding FadR/GntR family transcriptional regulator: MGRVGLVGYVEEQLERAIALGRLPRSGQLASEEKLARSYGVSRSTVREALRRLAARGLVVQHSGRKTRAVALDESVTLENMGLAFHDERSADGRRLLEGYFCLKRQLVVELLADCCATASATALGQLGDACFALWTAARWESDERCAQLEFDLLRLAARAADRPGHLLLVQSMQRGLSSLVARGVPLMDSESLRQWACCAMGALRERDAEALTHELPVLMRACDERVLGRLAPASEGSAVPEAAPCHREGALPVEPDGETPCRFDLGRPSESGSDVEPDGGTPCQSNLGRPSESGSDVEPDDGTPCQSNLGRPSESGSECAAERLPGAPLPTLSDCRTGSCASPPEGGLSPETPRVDSLGPTRFAPQASPFTTTPVSRAPLELPLPTLQDSLPREWPEPVASSSRMKVGIPFPEG, encoded by the coding sequence ATGGGGCGCGTGGGGCTCGTTGGTTACGTTGAGGAGCAGCTCGAGCGTGCGATTGCGCTGGGGAGACTGCCAAGGAGCGGGCAGCTTGCCTCGGAGGAGAAGCTGGCGCGCAGCTACGGGGTGAGCCGGAGCACCGTGCGGGAGGCGCTGCGGCGGCTGGCAGCACGGGGCCTGGTGGTACAGCACTCCGGGCGCAAGACGCGCGCGGTGGCACTGGACGAGTCAGTGACGCTGGAGAACATGGGCCTGGCGTTTCATGACGAGCGCTCCGCGGACGGCAGGCGGCTGCTGGAGGGCTACTTCTGCCTCAAACGGCAGCTGGTGGTGGAACTGCTGGCCGACTGCTGCGCGACCGCCTCTGCGACGGCCCTGGGCCAGCTGGGTGACGCCTGCTTCGCATTGTGGACCGCGGCACGCTGGGAGTCCGATGAACGCTGCGCTCAGTTGGAATTCGACTTGCTGAGGTTGGCTGCCCGGGCTGCGGACCGTCCCGGGCATCTGCTGCTCGTCCAATCGATGCAGAGGGGCTTGTCGAGCCTCGTCGCCCGGGGAGTGCCCCTCATGGACAGCGAGTCGCTGCGCCAGTGGGCCTGCTGCGCGATGGGCGCCCTGCGGGAGCGAGACGCGGAGGCGCTCACTCACGAGCTACCGGTGTTGATGAGGGCTTGCGATGAGCGCGTGCTCGGCCGTCTCGCGCCAGCCTCCGAGGGCAGCGCCGTGCCCGAGGCAGCCCCTTGCCACCGTGAGGGAGCCCTTCCCGTAGAGCCGGACGGCGAAACGCCGTGTCGATTTGACCTGGGGCGCCCCAGCGAGTCCGGCAGCGACGTAGAGCCGGACGGCGGAACGCCGTGTCAATCCAACCTGGGGCGCCCCAGCGAGTCCGGCAGCGACGTAGAGCCGGACGACGGAACGCCGTGTCAATCCAACTTGGGGCGCCCCAGCGAGTCCGGCAGCGAGTGCGCCGCGGAGAGACTGCCCGGCGCGCCCTTGCCCACCCTGTCCGACTGTCGGACGGGTTCGTGCGCTTCGCCGCCGGAAGGGGGGCTCTCTCCCGAGACTCCCCGTGTCGACTCCCTCGGCCCCACCCGCTTCGCCCCCCAGGCCTCCCCATTCACCACCACACCGGTGAGCCGCGCGCCTCTCGAACTCCCACTGCCCACGCTCCAGGACAGCCTGCCTCGTGAGTGGCCAGAGCCCGTTGCATCCTCCTCGCGGATGAAGGTCGGCATCCCCTTCCCTGAGGGATAA
- a CDS encoding SgcJ/EcaC family oxidoreductase, whose amino-acid sequence MIRARVSFATLAAVLLTFALSPLAGAAPAGARAQDEAALRKLVAEQTEAWNRQDAAAWSKDFAEDAEFINIVGTIFVGRPEIEKRHAFVFSTAFKGSRSEVTVRKLLFLEGGVAVVDTEHRVTGYAGLPPGVQATEPGVLRTQMRYVVKKTRGQWRIVAGQNTDVKPAPAPAPAGGSR is encoded by the coding sequence GTGATTCGAGCCCGAGTTTCCTTCGCGACCCTCGCTGCGGTGTTGCTGACCTTCGCCCTCTCCCCCCTGGCCGGTGCGGCTCCGGCCGGAGCGCGCGCACAGGACGAAGCGGCCCTTCGCAAGCTGGTGGCCGAGCAGACCGAAGCCTGGAACCGTCAAGATGCGGCGGCCTGGAGCAAGGACTTCGCCGAGGACGCCGAGTTCATCAACATCGTCGGCACCATCTTCGTCGGCCGCCCCGAAATCGAGAAGCGGCATGCCTTCGTCTTCAGCACCGCCTTCAAAGGCAGCCGGAGCGAGGTGACGGTGCGGAAGCTCCTGTTCCTCGAGGGTGGCGTGGCGGTGGTCGACACGGAGCACCGGGTCACCGGGTACGCAGGGCTTCCTCCGGGCGTCCAGGCCACCGAGCCCGGAGTGCTGCGCACCCAGATGCGCTACGTGGTGAAGAAGACCCGGGGACAGTGGCGCATCGTCGCGGGCCAGAACACCGACGTGAAGCCCGCTCCCGCGCCTGCCCCCGCTGGCGGGAGCCGCTGA
- a CDS encoding eCIS core domain-containing protein, which yields MRSFQAPTARQQQSEPRSAPIPRKPAPQDRAGTASRLDFHLDRIPLLPPRASSQGLPVQPRLAIGRTDDPHERQADAMADWVMRPTGAPPRNLQGVSGPVVSRRSQGVDGALPASRTGGLEHALASSRGAGRPMPVPVRSEMEQAFGVDFSRVRLHSDGQAAHLNRQLHAHAFTHGTDVYFARGMPDLGSGAGRHLLAHELAHVVQQSGSASSPVVQRKGIGELWEEHVSKPYQSLKESAYGGLIDAVRKAQRAVFSELRAAIAPLPAGRRETLSTIITIFEETVNVLMAAVYAIIGILVGAGEAIVDLIKGVVSLLYAVMDLLVRFVYGFIDGGAAFDESMGQVLAALKGMPAGLKKLVDDWLDRFTKAPTERQSLMIGELTGQVIVFIATLGGAAAKAGQLPKLTLPALARAPALATAGGGAMASGGAGVIAIDVAGPGLAAGLAGTTTFMVRNEGSKGSPGDKEPQVPPATPSKPGYKPAPGVEGDPYHPVKVAERQQGWQQRYPQPPAKAPPRVPIGGKQLTPVFEGEAAKFLADQPTLRPKFENAMQKGVVPPKGQTGIVPSELEGYQYKIKILGQGGDYRIHGKVSGDTIIFDKVTTH from the coding sequence ATGCGCTCCTTCCAGGCCCCGACAGCGCGTCAGCAGCAGAGCGAGCCTCGCTCGGCCCCGATTCCACGGAAGCCCGCGCCGCAGGACCGCGCGGGCACTGCCTCCCGGCTCGACTTCCACCTCGACCGCATTCCCCTGCTGCCGCCTCGTGCCTCTTCGCAGGGGCTGCCAGTCCAGCCCCGCCTCGCCATCGGCCGCACGGATGACCCGCACGAGCGTCAGGCCGATGCCATGGCCGACTGGGTGATGCGGCCCACGGGCGCTCCGCCCCGGAACCTGCAGGGCGTGTCCGGGCCCGTGGTATCGCGCCGGAGTCAGGGAGTGGACGGAGCGTTGCCGGCGAGCCGGACCGGTGGACTGGAGCACGCGCTCGCCAGCTCCCGTGGAGCGGGGCGCCCCATGCCAGTGCCGGTCCGCTCCGAGATGGAGCAGGCTTTCGGGGTGGACTTCAGTCGGGTGCGACTGCACTCCGACGGACAGGCGGCCCACCTCAACCGTCAGCTCCACGCCCATGCCTTCACGCACGGCACGGACGTCTATTTCGCGCGCGGCATGCCCGACCTGGGTTCGGGCGCTGGCAGACACCTGCTCGCGCACGAGCTGGCTCACGTGGTGCAGCAGTCCGGCTCGGCCTCCTCGCCCGTGGTGCAGCGCAAGGGGATTGGCGAGCTCTGGGAAGAGCACGTCTCCAAGCCCTACCAGTCCCTCAAGGAGTCGGCGTACGGGGGCCTCATCGACGCGGTCCGCAAGGCGCAGCGCGCGGTCTTCAGCGAGCTGCGCGCCGCCATCGCCCCACTGCCCGCCGGCAGGCGTGAGACGCTCTCCACCATCATCACCATCTTCGAGGAGACGGTGAACGTCCTGATGGCGGCGGTCTACGCCATCATCGGCATCCTCGTGGGGGCCGGTGAGGCCATCGTCGACCTCATCAAGGGGGTGGTGAGCCTCCTCTATGCGGTGATGGACCTGCTGGTCCGCTTCGTCTACGGCTTCATCGACGGCGGCGCCGCGTTCGACGAGAGCATGGGTCAGGTGCTCGCCGCGCTGAAGGGCATGCCGGCGGGACTGAAGAAGCTCGTGGACGACTGGCTGGACCGCTTCACCAAGGCGCCCACCGAGCGGCAGAGCCTGATGATTGGCGAGCTGACCGGCCAGGTGATTGTCTTCATCGCCACCCTGGGAGGCGCCGCGGCCAAGGCCGGGCAGCTTCCGAAGCTGACCCTCCCCGCCCTGGCGCGTGCTCCTGCCCTGGCAACCGCCGGGGGTGGCGCCATGGCCTCGGGAGGGGCAGGCGTCATCGCCATCGACGTGGCCGGTCCGGGCCTCGCCGCGGGCCTCGCCGGCACCACGACGTTCATGGTGCGCAACGAGGGCTCCAAGGGGTCGCCGGGGGACAAGGAGCCGCAGGTCCCGCCAGCCACACCCTCCAAGCCCGGCTACAAGCCCGCGCCGGGCGTGGAGGGAGACCCCTACCATCCCGTGAAGGTCGCCGAGCGACAGCAGGGCTGGCAGCAGCGATATCCCCAGCCGCCAGCCAAGGCCCCGCCCCGCGTCCCGATTGGAGGCAAGCAGCTCACCCCCGTCTTCGAAGGCGAGGCCGCGAAGTTCCTTGCCGACCAGCCAACGCTGCGCCCCAAGTTCGAGAACGCCATGCAGAAGGGAGTCGTTCCCCCCAAGGGCCAGACGGGCATCGTCCCGTCCGAGCTGGAAGGCTATCAATACAAGATCAAGATCCTGGGCCAGGGCGGCGACTACCGCATCCATGGGAAGGTCTCTGGAGACACGATCATCTTCGACAAGGTCACCACCCACTGA
- a CDS encoding fibronectin type III domain-containing protein codes for MPPLRHLHRAGLSVLVVLATLLLSLLPTPAAAADRGEWAPYVAYTTGDIASYAGKSYDCRQSHTSLPGWEPPYVLALWLERSGPPPVDTQAPTAPSQLTSPAKTHDSVSLTWGASTDNVGVTGYEVFVNGGTSPSTTTSGATSVTVTGLAANTTYTFTVKARDAAGNRSAASAVYSTTTPNQPVPDTQAPTAPGSLRSTGVTSSSVSLAWNASTDNVAVTGYEIFVNGGAAASASTSGATSATVTGLAPNTAYTFTAKARDAAGNRSVASNSVAATTTGSQPSGSKIIVGYWHNFDNGSTNIRLRDVSSKFNVIQVAFAEPVGGAGSGNMAFSPYNATVAEFKADIAYLKGQGRKVLISIGGANGTVHLDDATARQNFITTMQALIDTYGFDGMDLDLEGSSLSLNGGDTDFRNPTTPRIINLISATRQLLDRNGAGFILTMAPETAYVQGGMAAYGGPWGAYLPVIYALRDRLTYLHVQHYNTGTVTALDGRAYAQGTSDFHVAMAEMLLRGFPVGGNTSAMFPALRPEQVLIGLPSSPQAAGGGYTTPANVQRALDYLIRGQSFGGAYVLRNPAGYPGFKGLMTWSINWDKFTNFEFSNSHRAYLDTYQ; via the coding sequence ATGCCGCCTCTCCGTCACCTCCACCGAGCGGGCCTCTCCGTCCTGGTGGTCCTCGCCACCCTGCTGCTGTCCCTGCTCCCCACTCCGGCCGCCGCCGCGGACCGTGGGGAGTGGGCCCCCTACGTCGCGTACACCACGGGCGACATTGCCTCCTATGCGGGCAAGTCCTACGACTGCCGCCAGTCCCACACGTCCCTGCCTGGCTGGGAGCCACCGTATGTCCTGGCGCTGTGGCTGGAGCGCTCCGGCCCGCCGCCCGTGGACACGCAGGCGCCCACCGCGCCCTCGCAGCTCACGTCCCCGGCGAAGACGCATGACAGCGTCTCTCTGACCTGGGGCGCGTCGACGGACAACGTGGGCGTCACCGGCTACGAGGTCTTCGTCAATGGTGGCACGTCCCCGTCCACCACCACGTCGGGAGCCACGAGTGTCACCGTGACGGGCCTGGCGGCGAACACGACGTACACCTTCACCGTGAAGGCCCGGGACGCGGCGGGCAACCGCTCCGCCGCCAGCGCCGTGTACAGCACGACCACGCCCAACCAGCCCGTGCCTGACACCCAGGCGCCTACCGCGCCGGGCAGCCTGCGCTCCACGGGCGTCACCAGCAGCAGCGTGTCCCTGGCGTGGAATGCGTCGACGGACAACGTGGCGGTCACCGGCTACGAAATCTTCGTGAACGGCGGCGCGGCTGCGTCCGCGAGCACCTCGGGCGCCACCAGCGCCACGGTGACGGGCCTGGCGCCGAACACTGCGTACACCTTTACCGCGAAGGCGCGGGATGCGGCGGGCAACCGCTCGGTGGCGAGCAACAGCGTGGCCGCGACGACGACGGGCAGCCAGCCTTCTGGCAGCAAGATCATCGTGGGCTACTGGCACAACTTCGACAACGGCTCGACCAACATCCGGCTGCGCGACGTGTCATCGAAGTTCAACGTCATCCAGGTCGCCTTCGCGGAGCCGGTGGGCGGCGCGGGCTCGGGCAACATGGCGTTCTCGCCGTACAACGCGACGGTCGCCGAGTTCAAGGCGGACATCGCGTACCTGAAGGGCCAGGGCAGGAAGGTGCTCATCTCCATCGGCGGCGCGAATGGCACGGTGCACCTGGATGACGCCACCGCCCGGCAGAACTTCATCACCACCATGCAGGCGCTCATCGACACGTACGGCTTCGACGGCATGGACCTGGACCTGGAGGGCAGCTCACTGTCCCTCAATGGAGGGGACACCGACTTCCGCAACCCCACCACGCCCCGAATCATCAACCTCATCTCCGCCACGCGGCAGCTGCTGGACCGCAACGGCGCGGGCTTCATCCTCACCATGGCGCCGGAGACGGCCTATGTGCAGGGCGGCATGGCGGCCTACGGCGGGCCGTGGGGCGCGTACCTGCCCGTCATCTACGCGCTGCGAGACAGGCTGACGTACCTGCACGTGCAGCACTACAACACCGGGACGGTGACGGCGCTGGACGGGCGGGCCTACGCGCAGGGCACGTCGGACTTCCACGTGGCCATGGCGGAGATGCTGCTGCGCGGCTTCCCCGTCGGCGGCAACACCAGCGCGATGTTCCCGGCGCTCCGGCCCGAGCAGGTGCTGATTGGCCTGCCCTCCTCGCCCCAGGCGGCGGGTGGCGGGTACACGACGCCAGCCAACGTGCAGCGGGCGCTCGACTACCTCATCAGGGGCCAGTCCTTCGGCGGCGCCTACGTGCTGCGCAACCCCGCGGGCTACCCCGGCTTCAAGGGGCTGATGACCTGGTCCATCAACTGGGACAAGTTCACCAACTTCGAGTTCTCCAACAGCCACCGCGCGTACCTGGACACCTACCAATAG